Proteins co-encoded in one Flavobacterium fluviale genomic window:
- a CDS encoding DUF4301 family protein → MEKDLRQQKTTIIKIALFGPESTGKTTLAKQLAEYYETEWVPEFARDYLQEKWEENQHICVADDMMPIAYGQTALENQKLASANKYLFCDTNLMVTKVFSEMYYGFCDPLLHEAALTHEYDLFFLTDIDVPWEKDDIRDTPEGRETVFSVFKQTLIDTKKPFITLSGDKESRLAKAISIIDNLTIAKESGFSSDDFVQIYNRGISFDVILKQLDVFKKGIAKSTLLRPATINDGILSLSENDFKEKALFFDKYKDDFKIKKFVPASGAATRMYKFLIAFLNDFYIQKETINAYINRKNDKELAIFIVGMEKFPFFAAVDKKLREIYPDFDVLERDYKNYYFIKLLLSPDHFNSANKPKAVLPFHLYKTHIANPIEEHLNECVHYASSRNVSNLHFTVSEIHQDLFEKAVLEVKGNIEKLSGIEINIGYSYQNKSTDSITIDTRNKVVKDTNGKLIFRPGGHGALIENLNNLDSDIIFIKNIDNVIQNHIEQITLYKKALAGVLIEMQQKSFEYLRLIEAGEIAEENIAAILRFLQKEFNVEMTPDFNKFTFENKITKLRDLLDRPIRVCGMVKNEGEPGGGPFWTINKKGIKSLQIVETSQVDLEDKKQERILAEATHFNPVDLVCGIKNYKNQKFDLAQYVDQNTGFIVEKSIEGRSVKNYELPGLWNGSMANWLTIFVAVPLITFNPVKTVNDLLKAAHQPQ, encoded by the coding sequence ATGGAGAAAGATCTTAGACAGCAAAAAACAACTATAATAAAAATTGCTTTATTTGGACCTGAAAGTACAGGTAAGACCACATTGGCAAAACAGCTTGCAGAATATTACGAAACAGAATGGGTTCCAGAATTTGCACGCGATTATTTACAGGAAAAATGGGAAGAAAATCAGCACATCTGTGTTGCAGATGATATGATGCCAATTGCCTATGGTCAGACTGCACTGGAAAACCAAAAACTGGCTTCGGCAAATAAATACCTGTTTTGTGATACCAATTTGATGGTAACAAAAGTTTTTTCTGAAATGTATTATGGTTTCTGTGATCCGCTTTTACATGAAGCGGCATTGACGCACGAATACGATTTATTCTTTTTAACAGATATTGATGTTCCTTGGGAGAAAGATGATATTCGAGATACCCCAGAAGGAAGAGAAACTGTGTTTTCTGTTTTCAAACAAACATTAATTGATACCAAAAAGCCCTTTATTACATTGTCTGGAGATAAAGAAAGCCGTTTAGCAAAAGCGATTTCAATCATTGATAATTTAACCATAGCCAAAGAAAGTGGTTTCTCATCTGATGACTTTGTACAGATATATAATAGAGGAATTTCTTTTGATGTTATTTTAAAACAATTAGATGTTTTTAAAAAAGGAATTGCAAAAAGCACTTTACTTAGACCAGCAACAATTAATGATGGAATTTTAAGTTTGTCAGAGAATGACTTTAAAGAAAAAGCACTTTTCTTCGATAAATATAAAGATGATTTTAAAATTAAAAAGTTTGTACCTGCTTCTGGTGCGGCAACAAGAATGTATAAGTTTTTGATTGCTTTTTTAAATGATTTTTATATTCAAAAAGAAACCATTAATGCTTACATCAACAGAAAAAATGATAAGGAACTTGCCATTTTTATTGTTGGAATGGAGAAGTTTCCTTTTTTTGCAGCGGTAGATAAAAAACTTAGAGAGATTTATCCCGATTTTGATGTCTTAGAAAGAGATTATAAAAATTACTATTTTATAAAATTATTGCTTTCTCCAGATCATTTTAATTCTGCCAACAAGCCAAAAGCAGTTTTACCTTTCCATTTATATAAGACACATATTGCAAATCCAATTGAAGAACATTTAAATGAATGCGTTCATTATGCGTCATCAAGAAATGTATCTAATTTACATTTTACAGTTTCAGAAATTCATCAGGATTTGTTTGAAAAAGCAGTTTTAGAAGTAAAGGGAAATATTGAAAAGCTTTCAGGAATTGAAATTAATATTGGCTATTCGTACCAAAATAAAAGTACGGATTCTATAACTATTGATACAAGAAACAAAGTTGTTAAGGATACAAACGGGAAGTTAATCTTTAGACCAGGAGGACACGGCGCTTTAATTGAAAACCTGAATAATCTTGATTCGGACATTATTTTTATTAAAAACATAGATAATGTCATTCAAAATCATATAGAACAAATTACATTATACAAAAAAGCTTTGGCAGGTGTTTTAATTGAAATGCAGCAGAAGAGTTTTGAATATCTCAGGCTTATAGAAGCAGGAGAGATTGCAGAAGAAAATATTGCTGCTATTCTGCGGTTTCTACAAAAAGAGTTTAACGTTGAAATGACACCAGATTTCAATAAATTTACTTTTGAAAATAAAATAACGAAACTTAGAGATCTATTGGATAGACCAATTCGTGTTTGCGGAATGGTTAAAAATGAAGGAGAACCAGGTGGAGGACCTTTTTGGACGATCAATAAAAAAGGTATAAAATCTCTACAAATAGTAGAGACTTCTCAAGTTGATTTGGAAGATAAAAAGCAAGAGAGAATTTTAGCAGAAGCAACTCATTTTAACCCAGTAGATTTGGTTTGCGGAATTAAAAATTATAAAAATCAAAAGTTTGATTTAGCACAATATGTCGATCAAAATACTGGTTTTATTGTAGAGAAAAGTATTGAAGGTCGATCTGTTAAAAATTACGAACTTCCAGGCTTATGGAACGGTTCAATGGCAAATTGGTTAACTATTTTTGTTGCAGTTCCTTTGATTACTTTTAATCCGGTAAAAACAGTAAATGATTTATTGAAAGCAGCACATCAGCCACAATAA
- the arfB gene encoding alternative ribosome rescue aminoacyl-tRNA hydrolase ArfB, giving the protein MDTEKIISELGFKAVRSSGAGGQNVNKVSSKVVLSFNLNASQALSEDEKTLLKDNLSARLTTENILILNCDEDRSQLKNKEIVIKRFLDLIKKGLYVPKVRKATKVPKSVIKKRIKDKKNVSDLKQSRRKPDF; this is encoded by the coding sequence ATGGATACAGAAAAAATCATATCAGAGTTGGGCTTTAAAGCCGTTCGGAGCAGCGGTGCCGGCGGACAAAACGTAAATAAAGTTTCGTCAAAAGTAGTCTTGAGTTTTAATCTGAATGCTTCTCAGGCTTTATCAGAAGATGAAAAAACACTTTTAAAAGACAATTTATCTGCTCGTTTAACTACTGAAAATATCCTGATTTTAAATTGTGATGAAGATAGAAGTCAGCTAAAAAACAAAGAAATTGTTATAAAGAGATTTCTTGATTTAATAAAAAAGGGGCTTTATGTTCCTAAGGTTAGAAAAGCAACAAAAGTTCCAAAATCGGTAATTAAGAAAAGAATTAAAGATAAAAAAAACGTTTCGGATCTTAAACAGTCAAGAAGAAAACCTGATTTTTAG
- a CDS encoding TonB-dependent receptor: MKTIFKGTEVLSCKGSKVQKMSRTKSILFLLFSFFYSLFSFAQQQDSTKVNSLDEVLVSAVRVTSKTPVTFSNMDKKEIKTRNLGQDIPVLMNYLPSVVTTSDAGGGIGYTGIRVRGSDATRVNVTINGIPYNDSESQGTFWVNMPDFASSVESLQLQRGVGTSTNGSGAFGASLNMLTDNYAAKATGEISSSYGSFNSNKNTVKFSTGLLNEHFELAGRLSTIKSDGYVDRASSDLKSYFLQGTYVGKTTLIKALAFGGTQKTYQSWNGIDAETLNENRRYNSAGEYTDEFGNTRYYDNETDNYNQDHYQLHWSESISDRWSTNLALHYTKGKGYFENYKEDALMSEYNLAPADDVSETDLIRQKWLDNDFYGTTFSAKYKDEKLDVIVGGGWNKYEGDHYGKVIWARNAADSELGDHYYDDFSTKTDGNIFAKANYQFTEELSFYGDLQYRNVKYKANSAETGLVDDNFNFFNPKAGLNYAFNQNNTLYFSYARANREPNRTDYEGGNVKPEKLNDFELGWRFNSEKFQLNSNLYYMGYKDQLILTGRLDDVGAPIRANSEKSYRLGFEFDATIALSDKFTLRPNFTLSSNKNVDLAVDGEYYGTTKIAYSPEVIAGNIIVYKPIENLYVSLLQKYVGEQYMNNIELPAAKLADYFVNDLNVSYEIKPNTIFKSITITGLVNNIFDKKYVSNGAMWDIYPYYYPQAGINFLAGLTLKF, from the coding sequence ATGAAAACTATCTTTAAAGGTACTGAGGTACTAAGTTGCAAAGGTTCTAAGGTTCAAAAAATGAGCAGAACCAAATCTATTTTATTTCTTCTATTCTCTTTTTTCTATTCTCTTTTTTCTTTTGCGCAACAGCAAGATTCTACCAAAGTAAACTCTCTTGATGAGGTTTTAGTTTCTGCAGTTCGTGTTACTTCAAAAACGCCTGTTACTTTTAGTAACATGGATAAAAAAGAAATTAAAACGCGAAACCTTGGACAGGATATTCCAGTTTTAATGAATTATCTGCCATCTGTTGTAACAACTTCTGATGCGGGAGGCGGAATTGGTTATACGGGAATCAGAGTCCGCGGAAGCGATGCTACAAGGGTAAACGTTACTATTAACGGAATTCCATACAACGATTCTGAAAGTCAGGGGACTTTTTGGGTTAATATGCCCGATTTTGCTTCTTCTGTAGAAAGTTTGCAATTGCAACGCGGTGTTGGAACTTCTACAAATGGTTCTGGAGCTTTTGGTGCTAGTTTAAATATGCTTACAGACAATTATGCAGCAAAGGCAACTGGCGAAATTTCGAGTTCTTATGGAAGTTTCAATTCCAATAAAAACACCGTAAAATTCAGTACAGGATTATTAAATGAACATTTTGAATTGGCAGGACGTTTATCCACTATTAAATCAGATGGTTATGTTGATCGTGCAAGTTCTGATCTGAAATCCTATTTTCTGCAAGGAACTTATGTTGGAAAAACAACTTTAATTAAAGCTTTGGCTTTTGGAGGAACTCAAAAAACTTATCAATCATGGAACGGAATCGATGCTGAAACTTTAAATGAGAATCGCAGATACAATTCGGCTGGAGAATATACCGATGAATTTGGAAATACGCGTTACTATGATAATGAAACTGACAACTATAACCAAGATCATTATCAGTTACACTGGAGTGAATCAATTTCTGATAGATGGAGTACAAATCTAGCCTTACACTACACAAAAGGGAAAGGTTATTTTGAAAATTATAAGGAAGATGCACTAATGTCTGAGTATAATTTGGCACCTGCAGATGATGTTTCAGAGACAGATCTAATTCGTCAAAAATGGTTAGATAATGATTTTTACGGAACTACTTTTTCGGCAAAATATAAAGATGAAAAACTGGATGTTATTGTAGGCGGAGGCTGGAATAAATATGAAGGCGATCATTACGGAAAAGTAATTTGGGCGAGAAATGCTGCAGACTCAGAATTGGGAGATCATTATTATGATGATTTTTCTACAAAGACTGATGGAAATATTTTTGCTAAAGCAAATTATCAATTTACAGAAGAATTGAGTTTCTACGGAGATTTACAATACAGAAATGTGAAGTACAAAGCTAATAGCGCAGAAACAGGTCTGGTTGATGATAATTTTAATTTCTTTAATCCTAAAGCAGGTTTGAATTACGCTTTTAATCAAAATAATACATTGTATTTTTCTTATGCAAGAGCTAACCGTGAGCCAAACAGAACCGATTATGAAGGCGGAAACGTAAAGCCGGAAAAATTAAATGACTTTGAGTTAGGATGGAGATTTAATTCGGAAAAATTTCAATTGAATTCTAACCTGTATTATATGGGATATAAAGATCAATTGATTTTAACGGGAAGACTCGACGATGTCGGTGCGCCAATTCGTGCCAATTCGGAAAAAAGTTACCGCTTAGGTTTTGAGTTTGATGCTACAATTGCACTTTCGGATAAGTTTACATTGAGACCGAACTTTACTTTAAGCAGTAACAAAAATGTAGACTTAGCAGTAGACGGTGAATATTACGGAACAACCAAAATTGCCTATTCGCCAGAAGTAATTGCAGGAAATATTATTGTTTATAAACCAATTGAGAATTTGTACGTTTCGCTATTGCAGAAATATGTTGGAGAACAGTATATGAATAACATTGAACTGCCTGCAGCTAAGTTGGCAGATTATTTTGTAAATGACTTGAATGTTTCTTATGAAATAAAACCAAATACTATTTTTAAATCAATTACGATCACAGGATTGGTGAATAACATTTTCGATAAAAAATATGTTTCAAATGGAGCAATGTGGGACATTTACCCATACTATTATCCACAAGCAGGAATTAATTTTTTAGCTGGATTGACATTGAAATTTTAA